A genomic region of Oryza glaberrima chromosome 1, OglaRS2, whole genome shotgun sequence contains the following coding sequences:
- the LOC127760214 gene encoding gibberellin 2-beta-dioxygenase 3 → MVVLAGPPAVDHIPLLRSPDPGDVFSGVPVVDLGSPGAARAVVDACERYGFFKVVNHGVATDTMDKAESEAVRFFSQTQPDKDRSGPAYPFGYGSKRIGFNGDMGWLEYLLLALDDASLADACTVPSCAVFRAALNEYISGVRKLAVRVMEAMSEGLGIAQADALSALVTAEGSDQVFRVNHYPPCRALQGLGCSVTGFGEHTDPQLVSVLRSNGTSGLQIALRDGQWVSVPSDRDSFFVNVGDSLQVLTNGRFKSVKHRVVANSLKSRVSFIYFGGPPLAQRIAPLPQLLGEGEQSLYKEFTWDEYKKAAYKSRLGDNRLAQFEKK, encoded by the exons ATGGTGGTTCTCGCTGGCCCGCCCGCCGTCGATCACATCCCGCTGCTGAGGTCGCCGGACCCCGGCGACGTCTTCTCCGGCGTGCCGGTCGTCGACCTCGGCAGCCCCGGCGCGGCGAGGGCCGTGGTGGACGCCTGCGAGCGGTACGGGTTCTTCAAGGTCGTCAACCACGGCGTGGCCACGGACACGATGGACAAGGCCGAGTCGGAGGCCGTCAGGTTCTTCTCCCAGACGCAGCCCGACAAGGACCGCTCCGGCCCGGCCTACCCGTTCGGGTACGGCAGCAAGCGGATCGGGTTCAATGGCGACATGGGGTGGCTCGAgtacctcctcctcgccctcgacGACGCGTCGCTCGCCGACGCCTGCACCGTCCCGTCCTGCGCGGTCTTCCG GGCCGCTCTGAACGAGTACATCTCGGGGGTGCGGAAGCTGGCGGTGCGGGTGATGGAGGCGATGTCGGAGGGGCTGGGCATTGCGCAGGCGGACGCGCTGAGCGCGCTGGTGACGGCGGAAGGGAGCGACCAGGTGTTCCGCGTGAACCACTACCCGCCGTGCCGCGCGCTGCAGGGGCTCGGCTGCAGCGTCACCGGCTTCGGCGAGCACACCGACCCGCAGCTCGTCTCCGTGCTCCGCTCAAACGGCACGTCCGGCCTGCAGATCGCGCTCCGCGACGGCCAGTGGGTGTCCGTGCCCTCCGACCGCGACTCCTTCTTCGTCAACGTCGGCGACTCGTTGCAG GTTCTGACCAATGGGAGGTTCAAGAGCGTGAAGCACAGGGTGGTGGCCAACAGCCTAAAGTCTAGGGTTTCCTTCATCTACTTTGGAGGGCCACCGTTAGCACAGAGGATTGCACCATTGCCACAGCTGCTGGGGGAGGGAGAGCAGAGCCTGTACAAGGAGTTCACATGGGATGAGTACAAGAAGGCTGCCTACAAATCAAGGCTTGGAGACAACAGGCTGGCCCAGTTTGAGAAgaagtag
- the LOC127753410 gene encoding uncharacterized protein LOC127753410, translated as MDFKGFWESRFGGKKEQEPEQNGHANGVANGSVRKRTSDLAVYEQFEQQARQTEVRAAAIRDGNADAIQKPLLPSFESAEMRNLAETLLRDIIRGSPDVKWESIKGLENAKRLLKEAVVMPIKYPKYFTGLLSPWKGILLFGPPGTGKTMLAKAVATECKTTFFNISASSIVSKWRGDSEKLVKVLFELARHHAPSTIFLDEIDAIISQRGEARSEHEASRRLKTELLIQMDGLTKTNDLVFVLAATNLPWELDAAMLRRLEKRILVPLPEAEARHAMFEELLPSTTSKLEVPYDTLVEKTEGYSGSDIRLVCKEAAMQPLRRLMSVLEARDELVPEEELPEVGPLKPEDIEVALRNTRPSAHLHAHRYEKFNQDYGSQILSQEQA; from the exons ATG GATTTCAAGGGGTTCTGGGAGTCCAGATTCGGGGGCAAGAAGGAGCAGGAGCCGGAGCAGAACGGGCACGCCAATGGGGTGGCGAACGGGAGCGTCAGGAAGAGGACGTCCGATTTGGCGGTCTACGAGCAGTTCGAGCAGCAG GCCAGGCAGACGGAGGTGCGCGCCGCGGCGATTCGCGATGGGAATGCTGATGCGAT CCAGAAGCCCCTCCTACCTTCGTTTGAGTCAGCTGAAATGCGTAATCTTGCAGAGACATTGTTGCG GGACATTATTCGCGGCAGTCCAGATGTGAAATGGGAAAGCATCAAAGGACTGGAGAATGCCAAACGCCTTCTAAAAGAGGCAGTTGTCATGCCCATAAAGTATCCCAA ATACTTCACTGGTCTCTTGTCACCATGGAAAGGCATTTTACTTTTTGGTCCCCCAGGAACTGGGAAG ACAATGCTGGCAAAGGCTGTTGCTACTGAGTGTAAAACTACATTCTTCAACATTTCAGCATCATCAATTGTTAGCAAATGGCGTG GGGATTCAGAGAAGCTAGTTAAAGTTCTGTTTGAGCTTGCTAGACATCATGCACCATCGACAATATTTCTTGATGAAATTGATGCTATTATCAGCCAACGTGGTGAAGCTCGCAGTGAGCATGAAGCTAGTCGACGCTTGAAGACTGAGCTACTCATTCAG ATGGATGGCTTGACAAAGACGAACGACTTGGTATTTGTACTTGCAGCAACAAATTTACCTTGGGAACTGGACGCAGCTATGCTCCGCCGGCTTGAGAAACGG ATTCTCGTACCTCTTCCTGAGGCTGAAGCAAGGCATGCTATGTTTGAGGAACTTTTGCCATCAACTACCTCAAAGCTAGAGGTTCCATATGATACTTTAGTTGAGAAGACTGAAGGGTACTCTGGTTCAGATATCCGTCTTGTGTGCAAAGAAGCTGCCATGCAACCACTAAGACGTCTTATGTCAGTTCTTGAAGCCAGAGATGAGCTGGTGCCTGAGGAAG AATTGCCCGAGGTTGGTCCTCTCAAACCTGAAGACATCGAAGTTGCTTTGAGGAACACAAGGCCATCTGCGCATCTCCATGCACATCGCTATGAGAAGTTTAACCAGGATTACGGAAGCCAGATCCTTAGTCAGGAGCAAGCCTGA
- the LOC127753422 gene encoding uncharacterized protein LOC127753422, with amino-acid sequence MSADELRLDLEELRRLEGLAKRPRVLSALANEIRAVDAKLAKATEPQAPQAVAAGSPPVVAAAAAPAPAAAAGVSYVTLGSFSWDQDAEKIKIYVFLEGVEQDKVETTFKPMSVDIKFHDVKGKNYRCAIPKLHKEIVPEKCKVLVKPTKIIVTLYKASKGNWLDLHFKEDKFKPSMAKEKDPMSGIMDLMKNMYEEGDEDMKRTIAKAWSDARSGKTADSVRGLP; translated from the exons ATGTCGGCGGACGAGCTGCGGCTGGACCTGGAGGAGCTGCGGCGGCTGGAGGGCCTCGCCAAGCGGCCCCGCGTCCTCTCCGCCCTCGCCAACGAGATCCGCGCCGTCGATGCCAAG CTGGCGAAAGCGACCGAGCCGCAGGCACCGCAGGCCGTCGCGGCGGGATCGCCACCtgtagtggcggcggcggcggcaccggcacctgctgctgctgctggggtgAGCTACGTGACGTTGGGGTCGTTCAGCTGGGATCAGGATGCTGAGAAGATAAAG ATTTATGTATTCCTGGAGGGTGTTGAGCAAGATAAGGTGGAGACTACTTTTAAGCCTATGTCAGTAGATATAAAATTCCATGATGTGAAGGGCAAGAACTACCGATGTGCCATACCTAAGCTGCACAAAGAAATTGTTCCTGAGAAATGCAAGGTTTTAGTCAAGCCTACAAAGATTATTGTGACGCTTTACAAAGCTTCCAAAGGCAACTGGTTAGACTTGCATTTCAAGGAGGATAAG TTCAAGCCAAGCATGGCTAAGGAGAAGGATCCAATGTCTGGAATTATGGATTTGATGAAG AACATGTATGAGGAAGGTGACGAAGACATGAAGCGCACAATAGCCAAGGCCTGGTCTGATGCAAGGTCAGGGAAGACCGCCGATTCAGTGAGGGGATTACCTTGA
- the LOC127753666 gene encoding interactor of constitutive active ROPs 4, producing the protein PCSRCATNQKTRETHVTFGWVCGAWRGVPKAFQLRSNLKSPVRWPRGRRCHDLLIRKQFRFPLHEGSFSFRRYLRGATFACLFHEPVFPAFALIVGRDRRTRREDRDQGRPGGRTEQPAPAAGLASSRRSMPRSRGSELPQRASPRAPLHLKTTACSDANGAHHRTVVDRSSPKLADRHSPRSPLHEKKRAGTRVAELETKLGKVQDELKKLREQLATAEAAKKDAQVALEEAKKRVGTKGSPASAAAASPRSPSPVAVETPKKTEQQLKVAEPPAEEESSINSPATDVFEVVRTESGDKENQSAAGAEDGEEVSCGIKAALAEKELEEEETKKMIEEESIDATAIDSGEKENPEVAELKAKLMAKDMEVAILTADNAELKKQVGEAAEAAKKAEEEAAAKASLVEQDLKERAAREARMGEQLRASEAARETLEAEMRRLRVQTEQWRKAAEAAAAVIGGDAHFVGHNGNGWGSPATMPDDCDDEGFGGKRKGAGIRMLGDLWKKKGSK; encoded by the exons CCGTGCAGCCGGTGCGCCaccaaccagaaaaccagagaGACCCACGTAACGTTCGGCTGGGTGTGCGGTGCGTGGCGTGGCGTTCCCAAGGCGTTCCAGCTGCGTTCAAATTTGAAATCACCGGTGCGGTGGCCTCGTGGGAGGCGGTGCCACGATTTATTAATACGCAAACAATTCCGTTTTCCCTTGCACGAGGGCTCCTTTTCTTTTCGCCGCTACCTGCGCGGCGCCACATTCGCCTGCCTTTTCCATGAGCCAGTCTTCCCCGCGTTTGCTCTCATCGTAGGCCGCGACCGACGGACGCGGCGAGAGGATAGAGACCAGGGGCGGCCGGGCGGACGGACAGAGCAACCAGCGCCGGCTGCCGGCTTAGCTAGCTCGCGGCGGAGCATGCCGAGATCCAG GGGGTCCGAGCTGCCGCAGCGAGcgtcgccgcgggcgccgcTGCACCTCAAGACGACGGCCTGCTCGGATGCGAATGGCGCGCACCACCGTACAGTCGTCGACCGGAGCAGCCccaagctcgccgaccgccactCGCCGCGGAGCCCGCTGCATGAG AAGAAGCGCGCGGGGACGCGGGTGGCTGAGCTGGAGACGAAGCTGGGCAAGGTGCAGGACGAGCTCAAGAAGCTGCGGGAGCAGCTCGCCACCGCCGAGGCCGCCAAGAAGGACGCGCAGGTCGCGCTCGAGGAGGCTAAGAAGCGCGTTGGCACCAAGGGGAGccccgcttccgccgccgcggcgtctcCGCGCTCCCCATCTCCGGTTGCGGTCGAAACCCCCAAGAAGACTGAGCAGCAGCTGAAGGTGGCGGAGCCgccggccgaggaggagagcagCATAAACTCCCCCGCGACGGATGTGTTCGAGGTCGTCCGGACCGAATCGGGGGATAAGGAGAACCAGAGcgcggccggcgccgaggacggcgaggaggtgaGCTGTGGCATAAAGGCCGCTTTGGCTGAGAAGgaactggaggaggaagagacaAAGAAGATGATCGAAGAGGAGAGCATTGACGCAACGGCCATTGACTCCGGCGAGAAGGAGAACCCGGAGGTCGCGGAACTAAAGGCCAAGCTGATGGCGAAGGACATGGAGGTCGCCATACTCACGGCCGACAATGCCGAGCTCAAGAAGCAGGTTGGTGAAGCCGCGGAGGCGGCCAAGAaagctgaggaggaggcggcggccaaggCGTCCTTGGTCGAGCAGGACCTGAAGGAGAGAGCGGCGCGGGAGGCCCGCATGGGCGAGCAGCTGAGGGCGTCGGAAGCCGCTCGGGAGACGCTGGAGGCCGAGATGCGGCGCCTGCGCGTGCAGACCGAGCAATGGCGAAaggccgcggaggcggccgccgcggtgATTGGCGGGGATGCCCACTTCGTCGGCCACAATGGCAACGGCTGGGGCTCCCCCGCGACGATGCCGGACGACTGCGACGACGAGGGGTTCGGTGGCAAGAGGAAGGGAGCCGGTATCCGGATGCTTGGCGACCtgtggaagaagaaggggagcaAGTGA
- the LOC127756621 gene encoding pentatricopeptide repeat-containing protein At4g21190 isoform X1: MFSVRCGPPAFAFGLERAAITHPSKFSTLVVCGARGPRPRYPRVWKTRKRIGTVSKSQKLVECVKGLSNVKEEVYGALDSFVAWELEFPLIAVKKALKTLEDEKEWKRIIQVIKWMFNKGQGKTMGSYYTLLNALIEDGRVEEAEELYGKIFSRYLEGLPRTFFMRMISLYYRLESYQKMFEIFADMEELGVRPDGSIIRMLGEVFQKLGMLDKYVKLKKKYPPPKWEYRHIKGKRIRVKVYPKDEIEEPMRNPGTDEVEEEENMDVDSELEEAASAGLDRNVLDEAACGDLEFV, translated from the exons ATGTTTTCTGTGAGGTGCGGGCCGCCTGCATTCGCCTTTGGATTGGAAAGGGCTGCCATTACGCATCCTTCAAAGTTCAGTACTTTAGTG GTATGTGGTGCCAGGGGCCCGAGGCCAAGATATCCTCGTGTGTGGAAAACTCGCAAGAGAATCGGAACCGTTTCCAAGTCTCAAAAGCTTGTCGAATGT GTTAAAGGCTTGTCTAATGTAAAGGAGGAAGTATATGGTGCTCTTGATTCATTTGTTGCATGGGAATTGGAGTTTCCCTTGATAGCAGTAAAGAAGGCACTTAAGACCCTTGAAGATGAAAAGGAATGGAAACGGATAATTCAG GTTATTAAATGGATGTTTAACAAAGGTCAAGGAAAGACAATGGGAAGTTATTACACTTTGTTGAATGCTTTGATTGAGGATGGACGAGTGGAGGAAGCAGAAGAGCTGTATGGAAAAATATTCTCACGATATTTGGAGGGTTTGCCTCGTACCTTTTTCATGAGAATGATATCTTTATATTACAGACTAGAATCATATCAGAAGATGTTCGAG ATCTTTGCTGATATGGAGGAGCTGGGTGTTAGACCTGACGGTTCGATTATCAGAATGCTTGGTGAGGTATTCCAGAAGTTAGGGATGTTGgacaaatatgtaaaattaaagAAGAAATATCCACCACCAAAATGGGAATATCGACACATAAAAGGCAAACGCATCAGAGTAAAAGTCTACCCAAAAGACGAAATTGAAGAACCAATGAGAAACCCTGGCACagatgaagtggaagaggaagaaaacATGGATGTAGATAGTGAATTGGAAGAAGCGGCAAGTGCAGGCCTGGACAGGAATGTATTGGACGAAGCAGCTTGTGGAGACCTTGAATTTGTGTAG
- the LOC127756621 gene encoding pentatricopeptide repeat-containing protein At4g21190 isoform X2 yields the protein MWCQGPEAKISSCVENSQENRNRFQVSKACRMCEVKGLSNVKEEVYGALDSFVAWELEFPLIAVKKALKTLEDEKEWKRIIQVIKWMFNKGQGKTMGSYYTLLNALIEDGRVEEAEELYGKIFSRYLEGLPRTFFMRMISLYYRLESYQKMFEIFADMEELGVRPDGSIIRMLGEVFQKLGMLDKYVKLKKKYPPPKWEYRHIKGKRIRVKVYPKDEIEEPMRNPGTDEVEEEENMDVDSELEEAASAGLDRNVLDEAACGDLEFV from the exons ATGTGGTGCCAGGGGCCCGAGGCCAAGATATCCTCGTGTGTGGAAAACTCGCAAGAGAATCGGAACCGTTTCCAAGTCTCAAAAGCTTGTCGAATGTGTGAG GTTAAAGGCTTGTCTAATGTAAAGGAGGAAGTATATGGTGCTCTTGATTCATTTGTTGCATGGGAATTGGAGTTTCCCTTGATAGCAGTAAAGAAGGCACTTAAGACCCTTGAAGATGAAAAGGAATGGAAACGGATAATTCAG GTTATTAAATGGATGTTTAACAAAGGTCAAGGAAAGACAATGGGAAGTTATTACACTTTGTTGAATGCTTTGATTGAGGATGGACGAGTGGAGGAAGCAGAAGAGCTGTATGGAAAAATATTCTCACGATATTTGGAGGGTTTGCCTCGTACCTTTTTCATGAGAATGATATCTTTATATTACAGACTAGAATCATATCAGAAGATGTTCGAG ATCTTTGCTGATATGGAGGAGCTGGGTGTTAGACCTGACGGTTCGATTATCAGAATGCTTGGTGAGGTATTCCAGAAGTTAGGGATGTTGgacaaatatgtaaaattaaagAAGAAATATCCACCACCAAAATGGGAATATCGACACATAAAAGGCAAACGCATCAGAGTAAAAGTCTACCCAAAAGACGAAATTGAAGAACCAATGAGAAACCCTGGCACagatgaagtggaagaggaagaaaacATGGATGTAGATAGTGAATTGGAAGAAGCGGCAAGTGCAGGCCTGGACAGGAATGTATTGGACGAAGCAGCTTGTGGAGACCTTGAATTTGTGTAG